A region from the Nonlabens sp. YIK11 genome encodes:
- a CDS encoding DUF1343 domain-containing protein, with translation MAAVAILIIGALTLFLYSVLCCTRRAMKYSRFNTFPSIFKYTIIAFALVLTSCDAGINNKNKTQPNDIVDLDNNTIDSTRLLKPLQKKPIPAADQLETWIQKLNGKRVAIVGNQTSVVSSSSIKERRTWDQAIKVRYVHLVDTLLSRGVAVKKVFAPEHGFRGDADAGAAIADGVDKRSGLPIVSLYGSNKKPTAAQLADVDVILFDIQDVGARFYTYISTLHYVMEAAAEQNKTVYILDRPNPNGHYVDGPILDSDHKSFVGMHPVPVVHGMTIGEYAQMINGEGWLEYGKKADLIVLPIKDYTHDTPYELPIAPSPNLPNAQSINLYPSLCFFEGTDVSVGRGTDMQFQVYGSPSLAKYRDFAFTPTPNRGAKRPLFNGKKCFGVDLRDYPKLDRLNLEFVVDAFAKAPYKQSFFNSFFTKLAGTDLLQKQIEKGMSAEEIAATWKEGLEDFMITREKYLLYD, from the coding sequence ATGGCTGCAGTGGCGATTTTAATTATCGGCGCACTTACGCTATTTTTATATTCTGTACTATGCTGTACGCGACGCGCTATGAAATACTCTAGATTCAATACTTTTCCTTCAATTTTCAAATATACCATAATAGCTTTTGCTTTGGTGCTTACTTCCTGCGATGCAGGCATCAATAACAAGAATAAAACGCAGCCCAATGATATCGTAGATCTGGATAACAACACAATTGATAGTACTAGATTGTTAAAGCCCTTGCAAAAAAAACCTATTCCTGCTGCAGACCAGCTGGAAACCTGGATTCAAAAGCTGAATGGCAAACGCGTTGCCATCGTGGGCAATCAAACCAGCGTTGTTAGCAGTAGTTCCATCAAAGAGCGCCGTACATGGGATCAAGCCATTAAAGTACGTTATGTTCATCTCGTGGACACGTTATTATCCAGAGGTGTAGCCGTAAAAAAAGTCTTTGCTCCAGAACATGGTTTTAGAGGTGATGCAGACGCTGGTGCCGCGATTGCAGATGGTGTGGACAAAAGGTCTGGCCTACCCATTGTGTCATTATATGGCAGCAATAAAAAGCCTACCGCAGCACAGCTAGCAGATGTCGATGTGATACTGTTTGATATTCAAGACGTAGGCGCCAGGTTCTACACCTACATTTCTACCTTACACTATGTAATGGAAGCAGCTGCTGAGCAAAATAAAACGGTTTACATCCTAGACCGACCTAATCCCAATGGCCATTATGTAGATGGTCCTATTCTCGATAGCGATCATAAGAGTTTTGTAGGCATGCATCCCGTACCAGTGGTACATGGCATGACCATAGGCGAGTATGCGCAAATGATCAATGGTGAAGGCTGGCTGGAATACGGTAAAAAAGCAGATCTAATTGTGTTGCCTATAAAGGATTATACTCACGACACGCCATACGAGCTGCCCATCGCGCCATCGCCTAATTTGCCTAATGCGCAGTCCATCAACTTATATCCCAGTTTGTGCTTTTTTGAGGGTACTGATGTAAGCGTAGGTCGCGGCACAGACATGCAATTCCAAGTGTATGGCTCACCGTCACTGGCAAAATACCGAGACTTTGCTTTCACACCTACGCCCAATCGTGGTGCTAAAAGACCATTGTTCAACGGTAAAAAATGCTTCGGTGTGGATTTGAGGGATTATCCCAAGCTGGATCGATTGAACCTGGAGTTTGTGGTAGACGCTTTCGCGAAAGCGCCCTACAAACAATCCTTCTTCAATTCCTTTTTTACAAAACTCGCAGGTACCGACCTATTGCAAAAACAGATCGAGAAAGGAATGAGTGCGGAAGAAATTGCAGCCACCTGGAAGGAAGGCCTTGAAGATTTTATGATCACCCGAGAGAAATACCTATTGTACGACTAA